A region of uncultured Draconibacterium sp. DNA encodes the following proteins:
- a CDS encoding efflux RND transporter periplasmic adaptor subunit has product MAVKRKHIIITAAVICVIALAAFAGSLTTSKSEKIYVVEKGPFEATLTCKGEINGLVSTPIPVPEILGDRELRLWELKILDLAQDGKYVKKGEFIMQLDANQIMSGMRQEQQNLETAEADLNNAKIDSTVRLTGLREDIKNAQLDLEYNKIDLEQSVYESAAYQRKAQMTYKKAENTIAKKQRDYQLEQNKLKMRVVRYEERLKRSQDKIAKFQQAMQAARIMAPEDGIVIFGENWDGTKYSKDGDISTWSNGPPIATLPDMSEVISEIYVKEIDISKIKVGDKVRVTFDALEGVIIYGKINSIARVGEDHKDFDMKVFKVLIHLDESNDGLKPAMSSNNEIILSQKEEALFVPLKAVISENGEDFVYLSKHNQKEKTPVITGFENDEFVLIESGLQEGDKVILNPVTEEI; this is encoded by the coding sequence ATGGCCGTAAAAAGAAAACATATTATAATAACTGCAGCAGTAATTTGCGTTATTGCACTTGCAGCTTTTGCCGGATCGCTTACAACAAGCAAGTCGGAGAAAATCTATGTGGTTGAAAAAGGCCCTTTTGAAGCAACATTAACCTGCAAAGGAGAAATTAATGGTTTAGTTTCTACGCCCATTCCAGTGCCCGAAATACTTGGTGACAGAGAACTAAGGCTTTGGGAACTAAAAATTCTGGATTTGGCACAAGATGGTAAATACGTAAAAAAAGGCGAATTCATAATGCAACTCGATGCCAACCAGATAATGTCCGGGATGCGCCAGGAACAGCAAAACCTTGAAACGGCGGAAGCTGACCTGAATAATGCAAAAATAGATAGCACGGTGCGATTAACCGGTCTTCGGGAGGATATAAAAAATGCTCAACTCGATTTGGAATACAATAAAATCGATCTGGAGCAATCGGTTTACGAATCGGCAGCCTACCAGCGAAAAGCCCAAATGACGTATAAAAAAGCAGAAAATACAATTGCCAAGAAGCAGCGTGATTACCAGCTTGAACAAAATAAGTTAAAAATGAGGGTGGTCCGCTATGAAGAACGATTAAAACGCAGTCAGGATAAAATAGCAAAATTCCAACAGGCCATGCAAGCGGCTCGTATTATGGCTCCTGAAGATGGGATTGTGATTTTTGGCGAAAACTGGGATGGCACAAAATACAGTAAAGACGGCGATATTTCAACCTGGTCGAATGGTCCGCCGATTGCCACTTTGCCCGATATGTCGGAAGTGATATCGGAGATCTACGTAAAAGAGATCGATATTTCGAAGATAAAAGTGGGCGATAAAGTTAGAGTTACGTTCGATGCCCTTGAAGGAGTGATAATCTACGGCAAGATAAATTCGATTGCACGTGTTGGCGAGGACCATAAAGATTTCGACATGAAAGTTTTTAAAGTGCTTATTCATCTCGATGAGTCGAACGACGGGTTAAAGCCGGCCATGTCGAGCAACAATGAAATAATTCTGTCCCAAAAAGAGGAAGCTTTGTTTGTTCCGCTAAAAGCTGTTATTAGCGAAAATGGCGAGGATTTTGTTTACCTGTCAAAACATAACCAAAAGGAAAAAACTCCGGTAATCACCGGTTTCGAGAATGACGAATTTGTGTTGATAGAAAGCGGACTTCAGGAAGGCGACAAAGTAATTTTAAACCCTGTAACGGAAGAAATTTAG
- the ppk2 gene encoding polyphosphate kinase 2, with protein sequence MENKDEKYTRKGKLSKKFYEKELNRLQVELVRLQEWIKFKGLKVVVIFEGRDAAGKGGTIKRIIQTLNPRICRVVALGTPTEREKTQWYFQRYAPHLPAAGEMVLFDRSWYNRAGVEKVMGFCSNEEYWEFLRSCPNFERMLTRSGIILIKYWFSVSQDEQEKRFRARLNEPTKRWKLSPMDIKSMEKFEEYSKAKDEMFAYTDTKISPWLMVDADDKKRARLNCIHHLLSSIPYKELEQPEIVLPERQERKGYIRPPLDEMTYVPEVY encoded by the coding sequence ATGGAAAATAAAGACGAAAAATACACCAGAAAAGGAAAGCTCTCGAAAAAATTCTACGAAAAGGAGCTTAACAGATTGCAGGTTGAACTGGTTCGCCTGCAGGAGTGGATAAAGTTTAAAGGACTAAAAGTAGTGGTGATATTTGAAGGACGCGATGCAGCCGGAAAAGGAGGAACCATAAAACGAATAATACAAACTCTAAATCCCCGTATTTGCCGCGTTGTTGCGCTGGGAACTCCAACCGAACGCGAAAAAACACAATGGTATTTTCAGCGATATGCTCCACATCTGCCCGCTGCAGGCGAAATGGTTTTATTCGACCGTAGTTGGTACAACCGGGCCGGTGTTGAAAAAGTAATGGGTTTTTGTAGCAACGAAGAGTACTGGGAGTTTCTCCGCTCGTGTCCTAATTTCGAACGCATGCTAACCCGTTCGGGGATTATTCTTATAAAATACTGGTTCTCGGTGAGCCAGGATGAACAGGAAAAACGTTTCAGGGCGCGGTTGAATGAACCAACAAAACGATGGAAACTGAGCCCGATGGACATTAAATCGATGGAGAAGTTTGAGGAGTATTCGAAAGCCAAGGATGAAATGTTTGCTTACACCGATACAAAAATAAGCCCGTGGTTAATGGTTGATGCCGACGACAAAAAACGAGCACGGCTGAATTGTATCCATCACTTATTATCGTCAATCCCTTACAAAGAACTGGAACAACCGGAAATTGTACTTCCTGAACGACAGGAAAGAAAAGGGTATATCCGCCCGCCGTTGGATGAAATGACATACGTGCCGGAAGTTTATTAA
- a CDS encoding DUF1338 domain-containing protein produces MKVTAKEITKALLTRLWVMYLDRVSYAREYQRLVIDKGGSVVNDHIAFRTFNTHTGEQPEGIRAIKHIISCLEYVPVEKYNFKKKKLNAVHFEHPDPMFPKLFVSQLEVEELPEWAQQIIKNTVKETPYLLSDESIALLATLKEKGELPRVAGEMLVNDLAQYFRRPWNVPNKDDVLKVNDVSQYAAWVLLHGNAVNHFTAFVNYQNVSEWPDLESTCKGMADAGIPMKESLEGEKGSKLQQSATLAVKEEVEVKGDDGIEKMPWTYAYYELAERGLVIENGEEKLFSGFLGEQARHLFDMTRTRDN; encoded by the coding sequence ATGAAAGTTACAGCAAAAGAAATTACCAAAGCATTACTCACTCGGCTGTGGGTTATGTATCTCGATCGCGTTTCGTATGCCCGGGAGTACCAGCGCTTGGTTATCGATAAGGGAGGTAGCGTTGTTAACGATCACATTGCCTTTCGAACATTTAACACACACACCGGTGAACAGCCGGAAGGAATAAGAGCAATAAAACACATCATCTCCTGCCTGGAATATGTTCCGGTTGAGAAATATAATTTCAAGAAGAAAAAACTGAACGCCGTTCATTTTGAACATCCCGATCCCATGTTTCCTAAACTATTTGTGAGCCAGTTAGAGGTAGAAGAATTACCTGAATGGGCGCAGCAAATAATAAAGAATACGGTAAAAGAAACACCTTATTTATTATCGGATGAGAGTATTGCATTATTAGCCACTTTGAAAGAAAAGGGCGAATTACCCCGGGTGGCAGGAGAAATGCTGGTAAACGATTTAGCTCAATATTTCAGAAGGCCATGGAATGTTCCGAATAAAGACGATGTTTTAAAAGTAAATGATGTGTCGCAATATGCTGCCTGGGTCCTTTTGCATGGTAACGCGGTGAATCATTTTACTGCTTTTGTAAACTATCAGAACGTAAGTGAGTGGCCCGATCTGGAATCAACCTGCAAAGGAATGGCTGATGCCGGAATACCTATGAAAGAATCACTTGAAGGAGAAAAGGGAAGTAAATTGCAGCAATCGGCTACGTTGGCTGTAAAGGAAGAAGTAGAGGTAAAGGGCGATGATGGAATTGAAAAAATGCCCTGGACTTATGCCTACTACGAATTAGCAGAAAGAGGTTTAGTGATTGAAAATGGGGAGGAGAAATTATTCTCAGGATTCCTTGGAGAGCAGGCGAGGCACCTGTTCGACATGACCAGAACAAGGGATAATTAG
- a CDS encoding PfkB family carbohydrate kinase, with product MAKKIVAFGEVVWDILPNGKVLGGTPSNFVFRCNSLGEKGYLLSRVGDDELGMEAIETLIKLGISDKNVQLDPVFKTGTVEVSFNENDEAVYKVAHDVAFDHIEFSAEALKLVRQADCLVFGLLPQRFGLSKNTLRELIKESPDSLHFFDLKLFEHFFSKKVVKRLLKAANVVRIKEKEIEFLADKLEIEYNQVEDFARKLSERFKIDIVIITRGSIGVLALHATDGLFFEPGYDLKAIDNVGSGMAFAAGFLHYYLDGKPVEEALKFGNAVGALNTTKMGATSSFTKEDVLEFMKNTSQFKPAL from the coding sequence ATGGCTAAAAAAATAGTTGCATTTGGAGAGGTTGTTTGGGACATTTTACCTAATGGTAAAGTGTTGGGAGGAACGCCTTCTAATTTCGTTTTTCGGTGTAACTCACTGGGCGAAAAAGGCTATTTACTTTCGCGCGTTGGCGATGATGAACTGGGAATGGAAGCCATTGAAACGCTTATTAAACTCGGTATTTCGGATAAAAATGTTCAGCTCGATCCGGTATTTAAAACCGGAACAGTTGAGGTAAGTTTTAACGAAAACGATGAGGCGGTTTATAAAGTGGCTCATGATGTGGCTTTTGATCATATCGAGTTTTCTGCCGAAGCATTAAAATTGGTTCGCCAAGCCGATTGTTTGGTGTTTGGATTGTTGCCACAACGTTTTGGTCTTTCGAAAAATACTTTACGGGAACTTATTAAAGAATCGCCCGATTCACTGCACTTTTTCGATCTCAAGCTGTTCGAACACTTTTTTAGTAAAAAGGTAGTAAAACGTTTACTGAAAGCTGCCAATGTTGTACGTATAAAAGAGAAGGAAATTGAATTTCTGGCCGATAAACTGGAGATCGAATATAACCAGGTTGAAGATTTCGCCCGGAAATTATCTGAAAGATTCAAGATCGATATTGTAATTATCACACGTGGCAGCATTGGTGTATTAGCGCTACATGCCACCGACGGCTTATTTTTTGAGCCTGGTTATGATTTAAAAGCAATTGACAATGTTGGATCAGGAATGGCATTTGCCGCCGGATTTTTACATTATTACCTGGATGGTAAACCGGTTGAAGAAGCCCTGAAATTCGGGAATGCTGTTGGTGCATTAAATACCACAAAAATGGGTGCAACCAGCTCGTTCACAAAAGAAGATGTGCTCGAGTTCATGAAAAATACCAGTCAGTTCAAGCCTGCGCTATAG
- a CDS encoding ACP phosphodiesterase gives MNYLAHLHLSGESEKMLVGNFIGDYIKGNKYLQYEEEIAKGILLHRQIDSFTDAHPLQREARLIFRPEFGLYSGIVVDFIYDHFLAKNWSQYSTLRLPVFAKRVHAILLSHFSTLPLRVQGFLPFLIQHKRLVSYASVDGIIQSLKIMGKHSSLPSKSEEVERILLKNYMELEINFAAFFTDLLDFVSEKQGVEIKKPDFTTGL, from the coding sequence ATGAACTATTTAGCACATCTCCATCTTTCGGGCGAATCGGAAAAAATGCTGGTTGGCAATTTTATTGGCGATTACATAAAAGGCAATAAATACCTGCAGTATGAAGAAGAAATTGCCAAGGGCATTTTGCTTCATCGGCAAATCGATTCGTTTACCGATGCTCATCCGCTGCAACGGGAAGCCCGGCTGATATTCCGCCCCGAATTTGGATTGTATTCGGGAATAGTGGTTGATTTTATTTACGATCATTTTCTCGCAAAAAACTGGAGCCAGTATTCCACACTTCGCCTGCCGGTTTTTGCCAAACGGGTTCATGCCATTTTACTCAGCCACTTTAGTACGCTGCCTCTAAGAGTTCAGGGATTTCTGCCTTTCCTTATTCAGCACAAGCGTTTGGTTTCGTATGCTTCTGTTGATGGGATTATACAGTCGTTAAAAATTATGGGAAAGCATTCCAGCCTTCCATCCAAATCAGAAGAAGTTGAACGAATACTACTGAAAAACTACATGGAACTGGAAATAAATTTCGCGGCCTTTTTTACTGATCTTCTCGATTTTGTATCTGAAAAACAAGGAGTTGAAATAAAAAAGCCCGATTTTACAACCGGGCTCTGA
- a CDS encoding lysine 2,3-aminomutase: MIYRPYSLHNFRQIPQMEFLSEEQKLEIEVVGTVLPFKTDNYVVDELIDWNNFERDPFFILNFPQREMLDKASFNKMASLITSNAPRKTIQEEVNKIRLKLNPNPAGQESNVPVFNGKKLSGIQHKYRETMLFFPTQGQTCHAYCTFCFRWPQFALNDFKFAMKEADTLVEYIKANPHISDVLFTGGDPAVMKTKFFEAYFNALLDADIPHLRNIRIGTKSLAYWPYRYTTDEDADDLLRLFEKVKKRGINIALMAHFNHPGELKTEAVQKAVKRLISAGVQIRSQSPLLHNINDHSEIWAENWREQVKLGIIPYYMFIARDTGAQDYFAVTLDRAWKIFRSAYNQVSGVCRTVKGPSMSCNPGKVQIVGVSEVAGKKVFVLNFLQGRDPSWVGRPFFANYDPNAIWLDDLKPAFGESNFFYEQAFLELLA; the protein is encoded by the coding sequence ATGATTTATAGACCTTATTCTCTTCATAACTTTAGGCAAATTCCGCAGATGGAGTTTCTTTCGGAAGAACAGAAACTGGAAATAGAAGTTGTTGGAACGGTTTTGCCTTTTAAAACTGATAATTATGTAGTTGATGAGTTGATCGACTGGAATAATTTTGAACGCGATCCGTTTTTTATTCTCAATTTTCCGCAACGAGAAATGCTTGATAAAGCCAGTTTTAATAAAATGGCTTCGTTAATAACAAGTAACGCTCCACGAAAAACCATTCAGGAAGAAGTTAATAAAATCAGGCTAAAACTAAATCCAAATCCTGCCGGACAGGAAAGTAACGTGCCGGTTTTTAATGGTAAAAAGCTAAGTGGCATTCAGCATAAATACCGCGAAACCATGTTGTTTTTTCCAACCCAGGGACAAACCTGCCACGCTTATTGTACATTTTGTTTTCGTTGGCCGCAGTTTGCGCTAAACGACTTTAAATTTGCCATGAAAGAGGCGGATACTTTGGTAGAATACATAAAAGCCAACCCGCACATTAGCGACGTATTGTTTACCGGTGGGGATCCGGCAGTGATGAAAACCAAATTTTTCGAAGCCTACTTTAACGCTTTGCTCGATGCAGATATTCCGCACCTGCGTAATATACGTATCGGAACAAAATCGTTGGCGTACTGGCCCTATCGTTATACAACCGATGAGGATGCTGATGATTTATTACGTTTGTTTGAGAAAGTGAAAAAGCGCGGAATCAACATTGCGCTGATGGCGCATTTCAATCACCCGGGAGAATTAAAAACAGAGGCTGTTCAGAAGGCCGTAAAACGACTGATAAGTGCCGGAGTACAGATTCGTTCACAATCGCCATTGCTGCATAATATAAACGACCATAGCGAAATTTGGGCCGAAAACTGGCGAGAGCAGGTGAAATTGGGTATCATTCCATATTATATGTTTATTGCCCGCGATACCGGTGCCCAGGATTATTTTGCGGTAACGCTCGACCGCGCCTGGAAAATTTTCAGAAGTGCCTATAACCAGGTTAGTGGCGTTTGTCGTACGGTTAAAGGGCCAAGCATGTCGTGTAACCCGGGGAAAGTGCAAATTGTTGGTGTTAGCGAAGTTGCAGGTAAAAAAGTTTTTGTGTTGAACTTTTTGCAGGGGCGCGATCCAAGTTGGGTTGGCCGTCCGTTTTTCGCCAATTACGATCCGAATGCCATTTGGCTGGATGATCTGAAACCCGCTTTTGGCGAGTCGAATTTCTTCTATGAACAAGCATTTCTTGAATTACTTGCATAA
- the rodA gene encoding rod shape-determining protein RodA, which yields MPRRNNILANIDWLTVGLYVLMLFLGWFNIYAALYSDEHQSILDITQQYGKQLMWIGAAFVLALIIMLLEVNFYVFFSYIIYGVLMLLLLLVPFIGKEINGARSWFEIGPVLFQPAEFTKSATALALARYMSTHGFKLQTTKSLLTIAAIILGPVVLILLQNDTGSALVYFSFVLVLYREGLSGVVLFFGTLVALLFVLALVLANLTLALIMVGVALIMFLIFNPKLKQFLNVTIIYALSIGFFILLSFVINTSFGLAQFILSGAVVGSIIVLYHSVRNKFSNYTKIAIVFIGSILFTISVDYGFENFLEPHHKARINELLGIESNPQGAGYHVNQSKIAIGSGGMWGKGYLQGTQTKFDFVPEQSTDFIFCTVGEEWGFAGTLTIILLFLFFFMRLVWLAERQRSTFSRIYGYSVAVILFFHFMVNIGMTIGMMPVIGIPLPFFSYGGSSLWSFTILLFIFIRLDASRLEKLSD from the coding sequence ATGCCAAGAAGAAATAACATATTAGCAAATATTGACTGGTTAACCGTTGGCCTGTATGTACTGATGCTGTTTTTAGGCTGGTTTAATATTTATGCTGCTTTGTACAGCGACGAGCATCAGAGTATTTTAGATATTACTCAACAATACGGAAAACAGCTGATGTGGATCGGAGCAGCTTTTGTTTTGGCCTTAATAATTATGTTGTTGGAGGTTAACTTTTATGTTTTTTTCTCCTATATCATTTATGGCGTATTAATGCTGTTGCTATTGCTGGTACCGTTTATAGGGAAGGAGATTAATGGTGCCCGGTCCTGGTTTGAGATTGGTCCTGTTCTGTTTCAGCCCGCCGAGTTTACTAAGTCGGCAACAGCTTTGGCCCTGGCCCGTTACATGAGCACACATGGTTTTAAACTTCAAACAACAAAATCGTTACTAACCATAGCGGCAATAATATTGGGGCCTGTGGTTTTAATCTTGTTGCAAAACGATACCGGTTCTGCATTGGTTTACTTTTCGTTTGTTCTGGTGTTATATCGCGAAGGCTTATCGGGAGTGGTGCTTTTCTTCGGAACTTTAGTGGCCCTTCTTTTTGTTTTAGCCCTGGTATTGGCCAATCTCACCCTTGCACTTATTATGGTTGGAGTGGCTTTAATAATGTTTCTGATTTTTAATCCAAAGCTCAAACAGTTTTTAAATGTTACCATTATTTATGCCTTGTCCATCGGTTTTTTTATTCTTTTAAGTTTTGTGATAAACACATCCTTCGGCCTGGCACAATTTATACTTTCCGGAGCCGTAGTCGGCTCAATAATTGTATTGTACCATAGTGTTCGGAATAAGTTTTCGAATTATACAAAGATTGCAATTGTATTTATTGGTTCTATCTTATTCACCATTTCGGTTGATTATGGTTTCGAAAATTTTTTGGAGCCTCACCACAAGGCACGGATAAACGAGTTGCTGGGAATTGAGTCGAATCCGCAGGGTGCCGGCTACCACGTAAACCAAAGCAAAATTGCCATCGGTTCAGGAGGAATGTGGGGAAAAGGCTATCTTCAGGGCACACAAACCAAGTTTGATTTTGTACCTGAACAGAGTACCGATTTTATATTCTGTACTGTTGGCGAAGAGTGGGGATTTGCAGGAACCCTGACTATAATTTTGCTTTTTCTGTTCTTCTTTATGCGCCTTGTCTGGCTTGCCGAGCGGCAACGGTCAACATTCTCGCGGATATACGGTTATTCGGTGGCCGTGATCCTCTTTTTCCATTTTATGGTAAACATTGGAATGACCATTGGTATGATGCCCGTTATTGGCATACCACTTCCGTTTTTTAGTTATGGTGGTTCTTCGTTGTGGTCGTTTACAATTTTGTTGTTTATATTTATTCGGCTGGATGCCAGTCGTTTAGAAAAACTTTCTGACTAG
- the mrdA gene encoding penicillin-binding protein 2 → MNNLSKRSYIVAAIFVVVGLIYIIDLFRLQVMDSDYKQSATNQVLREVVQYPARGLVYDRNGELLVYNTTAYDLMITPREVGEFDTLLLCNLLDITRLDLEEGIAKAKKYSSYKPSVLIKQISPENFALLQERLYKFKGFHSQTRTLREYTHPVAAHVLGYVGEVNAADIKRDSYYKSGDYIGQNGVERTYEKQLRGVKGVKKYMVDVHNRIQGSYLNGAEDKPAEIGKNLMSTIDIDLQLYAEQLFQNKKGAVVAIEPKTGEILAMLSAPTYDPGLLVGRVRGKNFGQLQNDTLMPLFDRALQARYPPGSTFKPFNILIGLQEGAINNATRIVCNGKASSPIKCTHNHISPASVIDAVRESCNPFLWNTFRNTINKYPTTAEGFHVWSEYVKRFGLGQKLSTEFYNENPGLRPTVEYYNRVHKGDWWQAITVRSLAIGQGELGTTPLQMANLAAILANRGYYYQPHVIKEVENDTVRSSFSIKHETGIDAQYFEPVFEGMRQVTIARLNRTVPGISYCGKTGTIENNQGIDHGAYMAFAPADDPKIALCVYVEHSKWGASYAAPIASLLIEKYLNDSIADNRLIYEKQMMEAVLTDPHNPELAD, encoded by the coding sequence ATGAACAATTTGTCGAAACGGAGTTATATTGTTGCAGCCATTTTTGTTGTGGTTGGATTGATTTATATTATCGATCTGTTCCGCTTACAGGTAATGGATTCTGATTATAAACAATCCGCAACTAACCAGGTTTTGCGCGAAGTTGTTCAGTATCCTGCACGCGGACTCGTTTACGATCGGAATGGAGAGTTGCTGGTGTACAACACAACGGCCTACGACCTGATGATTACCCCGCGTGAAGTGGGTGAATTCGATACGCTGTTACTTTGTAATTTACTCGATATTACCCGTCTTGATCTGGAAGAGGGAATTGCCAAAGCCAAAAAATATTCGAGCTACAAGCCATCGGTGTTAATCAAACAAATATCGCCTGAGAATTTTGCGTTGTTGCAGGAACGGTTATACAAGTTTAAAGGATTTCACTCGCAAACCAGAACACTTCGCGAATATACACATCCGGTGGCAGCCCATGTTTTAGGTTATGTTGGCGAGGTTAATGCAGCCGACATCAAACGCGACAGCTACTATAAATCGGGCGATTACATTGGGCAAAATGGGGTAGAAAGAACATACGAGAAGCAGCTTCGTGGCGTTAAAGGTGTAAAAAAATATATGGTTGATGTGCACAACCGAATTCAGGGCTCGTACCTGAACGGGGCAGAAGATAAACCTGCAGAAATTGGCAAAAACCTGATGTCGACAATCGATATTGATTTGCAGCTTTATGCCGAACAACTTTTTCAGAATAAAAAAGGTGCTGTTGTTGCCATCGAACCCAAAACAGGCGAGATACTTGCCATGCTGAGTGCCCCAACATACGATCCGGGTTTGTTGGTGGGAAGAGTTCGTGGAAAAAACTTTGGTCAGCTGCAAAACGATACCTTAATGCCTTTGTTTGATAGGGCGTTGCAAGCTCGTTATCCGCCGGGATCGACATTTAAGCCTTTCAATATTTTAATAGGCTTGCAGGAAGGTGCGATCAATAATGCTACACGAATTGTGTGTAATGGTAAGGCATCAAGTCCGATCAAATGTACACATAATCATATTTCGCCGGCAAGTGTTATCGATGCGGTGCGCGAGTCGTGTAACCCGTTTTTGTGGAATACTTTCCGAAATACGATTAATAAATACCCAACTACTGCTGAAGGATTTCATGTGTGGAGTGAGTATGTAAAACGTTTTGGACTGGGACAAAAACTGAGTACCGAGTTTTATAACGAAAATCCGGGACTACGGCCAACTGTAGAATATTACAATAGGGTACATAAAGGAGATTGGTGGCAGGCAATCACTGTGCGTTCGCTGGCAATCGGACAGGGAGAGTTGGGAACAACCCCTTTGCAAATGGCCAATCTGGCAGCTATTCTGGCCAATAGAGGGTATTATTATCAACCGCACGTGATTAAGGAAGTTGAGAATGATACGGTGCGAAGTAGTTTTTCTATTAAACACGAAACCGGAATTGACGCTCAATATTTCGAGCCGGTTTTTGAAGGTATGCGACAGGTTACCATTGCGCGTTTAAACCGTACTGTTCCCGGAATCAGTTACTGTGGAAAAACGGGAACCATTGAAAATAACCAGGGGATTGATCATGGAGCGTATATGGCATTTGCACCGGCAGATGATCCGAAGATTGCGCTTTGTGTGTACGTGGAACACAGTAAATGGGGAGCAAGTTATGCCGCGCCTATTGCCAGTTTACTGATTGAAAAATACCTGAATGACAGCATTGCCGATAACAGGCTTATTTACGAAAAACAAATGATGGAAGCTGTTTTAACAGATCCGCATAACCCGGAATTAGCAGATTAA
- the mreD gene encoding rod shape-determining protein MreD — MFVVLVLTQVLFLNQVQVSGFVNPYIYILFIMLLPVNAPRYLLLLGGFFIGLSIDIFSNTLGVHAFASVFIAFLRAPIIRAITSREEDMADYPGLAQNGLGWFLYYTAIMVFLHHVALFFIEVFTFADILGTLYRIVLSSLFSIFVIVLSQFIVFRD, encoded by the coding sequence ATGTTTGTAGTGCTTGTGCTTACGCAAGTGCTGTTTTTAAACCAGGTGCAGGTCAGTGGGTTTGTAAATCCATATATCTACATCCTGTTTATTATGCTACTTCCCGTAAATGCACCGCGGTATCTACTCCTTTTGGGCGGATTTTTTATCGGCCTCAGTATCGATATATTTTCCAATACATTGGGTGTTCATGCTTTTGCCTCGGTTTTTATTGCTTTTCTTCGTGCGCCAATTATCAGGGCAATTACCAGTCGTGAAGAGGACATGGCCGATTACCCGGGTTTGGCGCAAAACGGTTTGGGTTGGTTTCTGTATTACACGGCAATAATGGTGTTCCTGCATCATGTGGCGCTTTTCTTTATTGAAGTGTTTACCTTCGCTGATATTTTAGGAACCTTATATCGTATCGTTTTAAGTTCGTTGTTTTCGATTTTTGTTATAGTTTTAAGCCAGTTTATTGTATTTCGCGATTAA
- the mreC gene encoding rod shape-determining protein MreC has translation MRSLLRFLVRNYAFLLFLLLEAVSLVMVFNYNSFQRSHFLNSANYISASFYNATSSVFQYFELARVNEELATENAYLRSILDDGALEQISIHDSIITTNELSDSNFVFRAARIINNSANKQQNYITLDKGLDDGIKADQGILSPEGVVGVVTSVSNSYASGLSLLNPRWSISAKLKNSGYYGSLHWNGENYREADLQEIPIHVNLAPGDTVVTSGYSSIFPEGLLIGTILSFDQPQGENYYNIKVKLAVDFKSIRYVHVIENVKKEELNTLENKVINGAGTN, from the coding sequence ATGCGCAGTCTCCTTCGATTCCTGGTAAGAAATTATGCGTTTCTACTGTTTCTTCTTTTAGAAGCGGTTTCGTTGGTGATGGTATTTAACTACAATAGTTTTCAGCGGTCGCATTTTCTGAATTCTGCCAATTATATTTCGGCCAGTTTTTACAATGCCACAAGTTCGGTATTTCAATATTTCGAACTGGCGCGCGTAAATGAGGAGCTGGCAACAGAAAATGCCTACCTTCGGTCGATTCTCGACGATGGAGCTTTGGAACAAATATCAATTCACGATTCGATAATAACTACGAATGAACTGTCCGATTCGAACTTTGTTTTCAGGGCAGCGCGTATTATTAATAATTCGGCCAATAAGCAGCAGAATTACATTACACTTGATAAAGGGCTCGACGACGGAATAAAAGCCGATCAGGGAATTCTGTCGCCCGAAGGCGTGGTTGGAGTGGTTACCAGTGTTTCCAACTCATATGCTTCGGGTTTATCGTTGCTAAATCCGCGATGGAGCATATCGGCCAAATTGAAAAACTCGGGGTATTACGGTTCGTTGCATTGGAATGGCGAAAACTACCGCGAGGCCGATTTGCAGGAAATACCAATTCACGTAAACCTGGCACCCGGAGATACGGTGGTAACAAGTGGTTATTCATCCATTTTCCCCGAAGGATTACTGATTGGTACCATTTTATCGTTTGACCAACCGCAGGGCGAAAATTACTACAATATAAAAGTGAAGCTGGCTGTCGATTTTAAATCGATTCGTTATGTACACGTCATCGAAAATGTGAAAAAAGAGGAGCTGAATACTCTGGAGAATAAAGTAATAAATGGGGCGGGAACTAATTAA